In the genome of Opitutia bacterium KCR 482, one region contains:
- a CDS encoding PEP-CTERM sorting domain-containing protein (PEP-CTERM proteins occur, often in large numbers, in the proteomes of bacteria that also encode an exosortase, a predicted intramembrane cysteine proteinase. The presence of a PEP-CTERM domain at a protein's C-terminus predicts cleavage within the sorting domain, followed by covalent anchoring to some some component of the (usually Gram-negative) cell surface. Many PEP-CTERM proteins exhibit an unusual sequence composition that includes large numbers of potential glycosylation sites. Expression of one such protein has been shown restore the ability of a bacterium to form floc, a type of biofilm.) yields the protein MSIASSAVLTVASWYVHENIADTAAPTAVVLNDFVSNSIFLADSAITAYDISDDGVLSVSYTQGTQVKRQNFSFLDKNGDIIAMKLVDGVGGKYLSTAIPEPAEWAAVFGALALGFAVCRRRR from the coding sequence TTGAGCATTGCTTCCTCCGCAGTGCTTACCGTCGCCAGCTGGTATGTGCACGAAAATATTGCCGATACCGCCGCTCCAACAGCGGTTGTTTTGAACGACTTTGTTTCCAACAGCATTTTTCTCGCCGATTCGGCAATTACAGCGTACGACATTTCCGACGACGGCGTTTTGAGCGTATCGTATACCCAAGGCACGCAAGTGAAGAGGCAGAATTTCTCGTTCCTCGACAAAAACGGCGACATTATCGCCATGAAGCTTGTTGACGGCGTCGGCGGCAAATACCTCTCGACAGCGATTCCCGAACCCGCCGAATGGGCGGCGGTTTTCGGCGCGCTCGCCTTGGGCTTTGCGGTCTGCCGCAGAAGACGCTAA
- a CDS encoding HAD family hydrolase, translating to MKYKYVIWDWNGTLLDDAALSTDIFNKMCLHFGIPTITLDTYRREFGFPVIKFYEEHGYDFDKIDFQKVGHFYVSEYNKRRFKCKLHKGAEDAMRALKDAGCRQSILSAYERNFLLKCVLRFELDKYLDCVYGLDNVLAGSKIDLGKSLMKELGAKPEETIIVGDTDHDKAVADALGADCALVSVGHICGENLRKLGAPVFDSHAEVLARILSAK from the coding sequence ATGAAGTATAAATATGTAATTTGGGATTGGAACGGAACGCTGCTCGACGACGCCGCGCTCAGCACCGACATATTCAACAAAATGTGCCTGCACTTCGGAATCCCGACAATCACGCTCGACACATATCGGCGCGAATTCGGATTTCCCGTAATCAAATTCTACGAGGAGCACGGCTACGATTTCGACAAAATCGACTTCCAGAAAGTGGGGCATTTCTACGTTTCCGAATACAACAAAAGACGCTTCAAGTGCAAGCTCCACAAGGGCGCGGAGGACGCCATGCGCGCGCTCAAAGACGCGGGCTGCCGCCAGAGCATACTCTCGGCGTACGAGCGCAACTTTCTGCTGAAATGCGTGTTGCGCTTCGAGCTGGACAAATACCTCGACTGCGTGTACGGGCTGGACAACGTTCTTGCGGGGTCGAAGATAGACTTGGGGAAATCGCTGATGAAAGAGCTTGGCGCAAAGCCCGAAGAAACGATTATCGTAGGCGATACCGACCACGACAAGGCGGTCGCCGACGCGCTCGGCGCGGACTGCGCCCTCGTGTCGGTTGGGCACATTTGCGGAGAAAACCTGCGCAAGCTTGGCGCGCCCGTGTTCGACTCGCACGCGGAAGTGCTCGCCCGCATTCTGTCGGCAAAATAA
- a CDS encoding NAD(P)-dependent oxidoreductase: MKIKKIAILDGFTSVRDDLDWHSLDAIAEVSAYDRTPPALVLERCADADAVLTNKVVLNAEHFAKLPNLKYVGVLATGYNNVDLKAARERGIDITNIPAYSTDSVAQSVFAHILNIAEMTELHAQAVCRGEWTSSKDVFFCLGSLTELAGLTIGIIGYGAIGKAVARIAKAFGMSALAYTPRLKVGDSDANATFASLDDIFGKSDIVSLNCPLNASTDRIINAENIAKMKDGAWIINTGRGGLVDEQALADALKSGKIGAAGVDVLSSEPPPSSNPLIGAPNCRITPHTAWTKFAARKRLIKIARDNLAAWVAGKPVNVVNP, encoded by the coding sequence ATGAAAATTAAAAAAATTGCAATTCTCGACGGATTCACAAGCGTGCGCGACGACCTCGACTGGCATTCTCTCGACGCCATCGCCGAAGTCTCCGCCTACGACAGAACCCCGCCCGCGCTCGTCCTCGAACGCTGCGCCGACGCCGACGCCGTGCTTACCAACAAGGTCGTTCTGAACGCGGAGCATTTTGCAAAACTGCCGAACCTCAAATACGTCGGCGTGCTCGCCACGGGCTACAACAACGTCGATTTGAAAGCCGCCCGCGAGCGCGGCATCGACATCACGAATATTCCCGCGTACAGCACCGACAGCGTGGCGCAGTCGGTCTTCGCCCACATCTTGAACATTGCCGAAATGACCGAACTCCACGCGCAGGCGGTCTGCCGCGGCGAGTGGACAAGCTCGAAAGACGTTTTCTTCTGCCTCGGCAGCCTCACCGAGCTTGCGGGGCTTACAATCGGCATAATCGGCTACGGCGCGATAGGGAAAGCCGTAGCGCGGATTGCAAAGGCGTTCGGCATGTCCGCGCTCGCCTACACGCCGCGCCTTAAAGTCGGCGATTCCGACGCAAACGCGACGTTCGCAAGCCTCGACGACATCTTCGGAAAATCCGACATCGTGAGCCTGAACTGCCCGCTCAACGCCTCCACCGACCGCATAATAAACGCAGAAAACATCGCAAAAATGAAGGACGGCGCGTGGATTATCAACACGGGGCGCGGCGGGCTTGTCGACGAGCAGGCTCTCGCCGACGCCCTCAAAAGCGGGAAAATCGGCGCGGCGGGCGTTGACGTGCTGTCGTCCGAGCCTCCGCCGTCGTCGAATCCGCTCATAGGCGCGCCCAACTGCCGCATTACGCCGCACACGGCGTGGACAAAGTTTGCCGCCAGAAAGCGTCTGATAAAAATCGCGCGCGACAATCTTGCCGCGTGGGTTGCGGGAAAGCCCGTAAACGTAGTTAATCCGTAG
- the pnp gene encoding polyribonucleotide nucleotidyltransferase: MEQKYSVEVKDLGITISTGTIAKQANGSVTISLGETTLLVNATAAGALRDGQDFFPLTVDYRETFSAAGKFPGGYFKREGRPSEKEILTSRLCDRPLRPLFPKGFMNEVQVIGLLLSADMVNEPDILMVNGASAAMLISDIPWNGPVGCIRLGEIDGQFVVNPTHEQMLDSTLDLIYVGNEREMMMIEGSAEQIPVDRFVEALEFAQKEIQKIIDAQKELAKLCGKQKKEFPLIVCKPEILDMCKEFVGGRLLEAVFQDNKLKRQADVDALMNETAEAVKAKIGEEEFDMAQIKMAFEVLQEEVYRENILDAGKRCDGRSYTDLRPIWCKTNVLPRVHGSAIFTRGETQALVMTTLGTSKDFQELDGLTGGTKQKSFILHYNFPPYSVGETGRFGTPGRREIGHGALAERSLLPVLPSEDEFPYAIRVVSEIMESNGSTSMASVCGGCLSLMDAGVPIETPVAGISCGLVTRFDENGKLLKHVVLTDIIGAEDHFGDMDFKICGTKNGITGFQLDLKIQGLPMDIAKEAIYRNRDTRMQILDIMKAEIEKPNAELKPTAPRIKSLQIDPDKIGMLIGPGGKNIRRIVEVSGAQIDVDDDNPGRVLVYATSADSMNRAVSEIELVTGEIEVGKTYRGIVRSIKEFGAFVECLPGKEGLVHISELADFRVNKTEDVCKLGDEIIVKCIGIDDKGRVKLSRRAALCEQQGIPYEQRAR, from the coding sequence ATGGAACAGAAATACAGCGTAGAGGTTAAAGACCTCGGCATAACAATCTCGACGGGAACAATCGCAAAACAGGCGAACGGTTCCGTCACAATCAGCTTGGGAGAAACGACGCTCCTCGTCAACGCGACCGCCGCAGGCGCGCTCCGCGACGGGCAGGACTTCTTTCCCCTTACCGTCGATTACCGCGAAACTTTCTCGGCGGCGGGCAAATTCCCCGGCGGCTACTTCAAGCGCGAAGGCCGTCCGAGCGAAAAGGAAATCCTCACTTCGCGCCTTTGCGACCGTCCGCTTCGCCCGCTCTTCCCCAAGGGCTTCATGAACGAAGTTCAGGTTATCGGTCTGCTCCTCTCCGCCGACATGGTTAACGAGCCCGACATTCTCATGGTAAACGGCGCGTCGGCCGCAATGCTCATTTCCGACATTCCGTGGAACGGCCCCGTCGGCTGTATCCGTCTCGGCGAAATCGACGGCCAGTTCGTCGTAAACCCCACGCACGAGCAAATGCTCGACTCTACCCTCGACCTCATCTACGTCGGCAACGAGCGCGAAATGATGATGATTGAAGGTTCGGCGGAACAGATTCCCGTTGACCGCTTTGTCGAAGCCCTCGAATTTGCGCAGAAGGAAATCCAGAAGATTATCGACGCGCAAAAGGAGCTTGCAAAGCTCTGCGGCAAGCAGAAAAAGGAATTTCCGCTCATCGTCTGCAAGCCCGAAATTCTCGACATGTGCAAGGAATTTGTCGGCGGCAGACTGCTCGAAGCCGTCTTCCAGGACAACAAGCTCAAGCGTCAGGCAGACGTCGACGCGCTCATGAACGAAACCGCCGAAGCCGTCAAGGCGAAAATCGGCGAAGAGGAATTCGACATGGCGCAAATCAAAATGGCGTTTGAAGTTCTCCAAGAGGAAGTCTACCGCGAAAACATTCTCGACGCGGGCAAGCGTTGCGACGGCCGCTCCTACACCGACCTCCGCCCCATTTGGTGCAAGACCAACGTTTTGCCCCGCGTTCACGGAAGCGCGATTTTCACCCGCGGCGAAACTCAGGCTCTCGTCATGACCACCCTCGGCACGAGCAAGGACTTTCAGGAGCTTGACGGACTCACGGGAGGCACAAAGCAAAAGTCGTTCATTCTGCACTACAACTTCCCGCCTTACTCGGTCGGCGAAACGGGCCGCTTCGGCACTCCCGGACGCCGCGAAATCGGGCACGGCGCGCTGGCGGAACGCTCGCTTCTGCCCGTTCTACCCTCGGAGGACGAATTCCCCTACGCAATCCGCGTCGTTTCCGAAATCATGGAGTCGAACGGTTCGACCTCCATGGCTTCCGTCTGCGGCGGCTGCCTTAGCCTCATGGACGCGGGCGTTCCGATTGAAACCCCCGTCGCTGGCATCAGCTGCGGCTTGGTAACGCGCTTCGACGAAAACGGCAAGCTGCTCAAGCACGTCGTTCTCACCGACATCATCGGCGCGGAAGACCATTTCGGCGACATGGACTTCAAAATCTGCGGCACAAAGAACGGCATCACGGGCTTCCAACTCGACCTCAAAATTCAGGGTCTGCCCATGGACATCGCAAAGGAGGCAATCTACCGCAACCGCGACACCAGAATGCAGATTCTCGACATTATGAAGGCGGAAATCGAAAAGCCGAACGCCGAGCTGAAACCCACCGCGCCCCGCATCAAGTCTCTTCAAATCGACCCCGACAAAATCGGCATGCTCATCGGCCCCGGAGGCAAGAACATTCGCCGCATAGTCGAAGTTTCCGGTGCGCAAATCGACGTCGACGACGACAATCCCGGACGCGTTCTCGTCTACGCAACCAGCGCGGACTCCATGAACAGGGCTGTTTCCGAAATCGAGCTTGTAACGGGCGAAATCGAAGTCGGCAAGACATACCGCGGCATTGTGCGTTCCATCAAGGAATTCGGCGCGTTTGTCGAATGTCTCCCCGGCAAGGAGGGTCTTGTGCACATCTCCGAGTTGGCGGA
- the rpsO gene encoding 30S ribosomal protein S15, translating to MSDHNTVDKASIIKEYRLDEKDTGSCEVQIAILSARIAHLTAHLATNKKDFHSRRGLIAMTSRRRKLLDYLKKHSLDRYNSIIQRLKLRK from the coding sequence ATGTCAGACCACAATACAGTAGACAAAGCGTCGATAATCAAGGAATACCGTCTCGACGAAAAAGACACGGGCTCCTGCGAAGTGCAAATCGCGATTCTGAGCGCGCGCATCGCGCACCTCACCGCGCACCTTGCCACAAACAAGAAAGACTTCCACTCGCGCCGCGGCCTTATCGCTATGACGAGCCGCCGCAGAAAGCTTCTCGACTACCTCAAAAAGCACTCGCTCGACCGCTACAACAGCATAATCCAGCGTCTCAAACTCCGCAAATAA